ACATCAATTGGATCAAAACAATATTGTTTATTGCAAAAATCACAGGTGACTTCAATTTGTCCTCTTTCTGCAAGCAATTGTTTGGCGTCCTCTTCACCAATAATGGTTAAAACCTGTTTCATTTTTTCTTCACTGCAGCGACATTTAAAACTGGCTGTGCGACTGTCAAAAAGACGAACCTCAGTTTCATGGTAGAGACGATAGAGTAAGGTTTGATTATCCAGAGTTAATAACTCATGCTCACTGACGGTTTGTCCCAGTTGTACGGCATATTCCCAAAACTGCTCGCGCTGCTGAGTATCTTGACCAGGCATCAGTTGCAAGAGCATGCCTGCGGCCATGTCATCATTGACAGCAAGCCAAACACGGCTGGCAATTTGTTCTGATTGAGCAAAATAAGCCATTAAATTTTCACTCATCGAAGTGGATTGAATGGGTACTACACTTTGA
This region of Legionella clemsonensis genomic DNA includes:
- the hslO gene encoding Hsp33 family molecular chaperone HslO; protein product: MKETDSLQRFIFENASIRGEIAHLQETYQTIMRQRPYPAMIKNLLGEALVSCLLLTGSIKFKGDLSLQFQGDKRLPLLIVQCDNLLRLRAFAKYEEGLQVIDYAEAFLKGQMVLTINQYNHTQAYQSVVPIQSTSMSENLMAYFAQSEQIASRVWLAVNDDMAAGMLLQLMPGQDTQQREQFWEYAVQLGQTVSEHELLTLDNQTLLYRLYHETEVRLFDSRTASFKCRCSEEKMKQVLTIIGEEDAKQLLAERGQIEVTCDFCNKQYCFDPIDVTMLFRK